The following coding sequences lie in one Moritella viscosa genomic window:
- a CDS encoding putative exported immunogenic protein gives MFKGMLKKSLLVSSVLLSLATTSAIAEEKRSYILATASTGGAYYPVGVALATLSKIKLEPKYGFSLAAISSAGSGENIKLLSDDEAQFAILQGLYGAWAWQGEGQFKQTGSQKDLRSVSMLWQNVEHFVVRSALVETGTMSDLRNLKGKKFSIGKKNSGTEHSGRQIMSGVKVDVNSFNLAYLGYSSSTDAMQNGAIDGMNIPAGMPVGAITRAFAAMGDDISLLQFTDEQIKQANSEYPLWTKFTIPANTYPSQSKAVTTIAQPNFLAVRDDVSEEDVYLLTKNIYENLPFLNSIHKATKAMAVEKAIKGLPVPLHPGAVRYYQEIGLTIPAELLPTAL, from the coding sequence ATGTTTAAAGGAATGTTAAAAAAATCATTATTAGTAAGTAGCGTACTACTTAGTTTGGCTACAACCTCTGCAATAGCAGAAGAGAAGCGCAGTTATATTTTAGCAACTGCATCGACGGGTGGCGCTTATTATCCAGTGGGTGTTGCACTCGCTACGTTGAGCAAGATTAAACTTGAGCCTAAATACGGCTTCTCATTAGCAGCTATTAGCTCTGCGGGTTCGGGTGAAAACATAAAATTGCTGAGTGATGATGAAGCGCAATTTGCCATTCTACAAGGTTTGTATGGTGCATGGGCTTGGCAGGGGGAAGGGCAATTCAAACAAACAGGTTCACAAAAAGACTTACGCTCAGTCAGCATGCTATGGCAAAACGTGGAACATTTTGTTGTGCGTAGCGCGTTAGTTGAAACGGGTACAATGAGTGATCTTCGAAATTTAAAAGGTAAAAAATTCTCAATTGGTAAGAAAAATTCGGGTACTGAGCACTCGGGCCGTCAGATCATGAGTGGCGTTAAGGTAGATGTAAATAGCTTTAACCTTGCGTATTTAGGCTATAGCTCAAGCACCGATGCCATGCAAAATGGTGCGATTGATGGCATGAATATTCCAGCGGGTATGCCAGTAGGTGCGATTACGCGTGCATTTGCTGCGATGGGTGATGATATCTCATTATTGCAATTTACTGACGAACAAATTAAACAAGCAAACAGCGAGTATCCGCTGTGGACTAAATTTACGATCCCTGCAAATACTTACCCAAGTCAAAGCAAAGCCGTGACGACGATTGCTCAGCCTAATTTCTTAGCAGTACGTGATGATGTATCTGAAGAAGATGTGTATCTATTAACCAAAAATATCTATGAAAACCTACCTTTCTTAAATAGTATCCACAAAGCAACGAAAGCGATGGCTGTCGAAAAAGCGATTAAAGGCTTGCCAGTACCGTTACATCCTGGTGCTGTGCGTTATTACCAAGAAATCGGTTTAACAATTCCTGCTGAATTGCTACCAACGGCACTGTAA